One Lactobacillus sp. CBA3606 DNA segment encodes these proteins:
- a CDS encoding DNA-directed RNA polymerase subunit beta — MAGHLVKYGKHRTRRSYARIKEVLDLPNLIEIQSDSYQWFLDEGLREMFEDILPIDDFAGKLSLEFVDYQLLEPKYTVDEAREHDANYSAPLHVTLRLTNHETGEIKSQDVFFGDFPLMTEQGTFIINGAERVIVSQLVRSPGVYFNEELDKNGRPSYGTTVIPNRGAWLELETDAKQISYVRIDRTRKIPLTELVRALGYGSDDDIIEMLGETDSLLLTLEKDVHKNTDDSRVEESLKDIYERLRPGEPKTADSSRSLLTARFFDPKRYDFAPVGRYKVNKKLSMKTRLMGQTLAETLADPDTGEVIAQKGDVIDKNVMAKLGDYLERDDFKTVTYTPSDEAVVTNPMVLQVVKVYSQNDPEKVVNVIGNGNIDLKFKHIVPADIIASINYFFNLREGLGTTDDIDHLGNRRIRSVGELLQNQFRIGLSRMERVVRERMSIQDAATVTPQQLINIRPVVASIKEFFGSSQLSQFMDQTNPLGELTHKRRLSALGPGGLTRDRAGYEVRDVHYTHYGRMCPIETPEGPNIGLINSLSSYAKVNRYGFIETPYRRVDWTTHKVTDKIDYLAADEEDQFVIAQANSPLNDDGSFVEDTVLAREKEENLETSIENVDYMDVSPKQVVAVATACIPFLENDDSNRALMGANMQRQAVPLVDPHAPLVGTGIEYKAAHDSGIALINKHEGTVEYVDAREIRVRRDDGSLDTYKLMKFRRSNGGKNYNQRPIVKVSDHVDNDEVLADGPAMEGGELALGQNPLVAFMTWNGYNFEDAIIINERLVREDVYTSIHIEEYESEARDTKLGPEEMTREIPNVGEDALKNLDEDGIIRVGAEVKDGDILVGKVTPKGVTELSAEERLLHAIFGEKAREVRDTSLRVPHGGGGIVQDVKIFTRENGDELSPGVNMMVRVYIAQKRKIQVGDKMAGRHGNKGTVSIVVPEEDMPYMPDGTPIDIMLSPMGVPSRMNIGQVLELHLGMAARKLGIHMATPVFDGARDSDIWKAVREAGMDQDGKTVVYDGRTGEPFDKRIAVGVMHYMKLSHMVDDKIHARSIGPYSLVTQQPLGGKAQFGGQRFGEMEVWALEAYGAAYTLQEILTYKSDDVVGRVKTYEAIVKGEPIPKPGVPESFRVLVKELQALGLDMKVLDAEDKEIELRDMDDDDDDVVNVDALSKFQQEQEQKAAEKPAKADKPAASETTNAHQDNQ, encoded by the coding sequence CAATCGACGATTTTGCAGGAAAACTTTCACTTGAATTTGTCGACTATCAACTATTAGAACCAAAGTACACCGTCGATGAAGCCCGTGAACATGATGCGAATTATTCCGCACCACTGCATGTGACTTTACGATTGACTAACCATGAAACTGGTGAAATTAAATCGCAAGATGTATTCTTTGGCGATTTCCCATTAATGACTGAACAAGGGACCTTTATCATTAACGGTGCCGAACGGGTCATTGTTTCACAATTGGTTCGTTCACCCGGTGTTTACTTTAATGAAGAATTAGATAAAAATGGTCGTCCTAGTTATGGTACGACGGTGATTCCTAACCGTGGGGCCTGGCTTGAATTAGAAACTGACGCCAAACAAATTTCGTACGTTCGGATTGACCGGACTCGGAAAATTCCATTAACGGAATTAGTTCGGGCTTTAGGTTATGGTTCTGATGACGATATTATCGAAATGTTAGGTGAAACTGACAGTTTGCTATTAACGTTGGAAAAAGACGTGCATAAGAATACGGATGATTCCCGTGTTGAAGAATCGTTAAAAGATATTTATGAACGGCTACGTCCTGGCGAACCCAAGACTGCTGATAGTTCACGGAGCCTTTTAACGGCACGGTTCTTTGATCCTAAACGTTATGACTTTGCACCCGTTGGCCGTTATAAGGTTAACAAGAAGCTCAGCATGAAGACGCGTTTAATGGGTCAAACCTTAGCCGAAACTTTAGCTGATCCAGATACTGGTGAAGTTATTGCGCAAAAGGGTGATGTCATTGATAAGAATGTCATGGCTAAACTTGGCGATTACTTGGAACGTGACGACTTTAAGACGGTTACTTATACGCCATCTGATGAAGCTGTTGTGACGAATCCAATGGTCTTGCAAGTCGTTAAAGTCTATTCACAAAATGATCCTGAAAAAGTTGTGAATGTCATTGGTAATGGCAATATTGATTTGAAGTTCAAGCACATTGTGCCAGCTGATATCATTGCTTCTATTAATTACTTCTTTAACTTGCGTGAAGGTTTAGGCACGACTGATGATATTGATCACTTGGGTAACCGTCGGATTCGTTCAGTTGGTGAATTGTTACAAAACCAATTCCGAATCGGGTTATCACGGATGGAACGGGTTGTTCGTGAACGGATGTCAATCCAAGATGCAGCAACCGTTACCCCACAACAATTAATTAATATTCGCCCAGTTGTTGCTTCAATCAAGGAATTCTTTGGGTCTTCACAATTGTCTCAATTCATGGATCAAACGAACCCCTTAGGTGAATTAACGCATAAACGGCGTTTATCAGCCTTAGGACCTGGTGGTTTGACGCGTGATCGGGCCGGTTATGAAGTTCGAGACGTGCATTATACCCATTATGGTCGGATGTGCCCAATCGAAACGCCTGAAGGTCCCAATATCGGGTTGATTAATAGTTTGTCATCATATGCCAAGGTTAACCGTTATGGGTTTATCGAAACGCCTTATCGACGGGTCGATTGGACCACACATAAGGTTACTGACAAGATTGACTATTTAGCTGCCGATGAAGAAGATCAATTTGTCATTGCCCAAGCTAACTCCCCATTAAACGATGATGGTTCATTCGTTGAAGATACCGTTTTGGCCCGTGAAAAGGAAGAAAACTTGGAAACTTCAATCGAAAATGTCGATTACATGGACGTTTCGCCTAAGCAAGTTGTTGCCGTAGCCACCGCATGTATTCCTTTCTTGGAAAACGATGACTCTAACCGGGCCCTCATGGGTGCCAATATGCAACGACAAGCGGTGCCTTTGGTTGATCCCCATGCGCCATTAGTTGGGACTGGGATTGAATACAAGGCAGCGCATGACTCTGGGATTGCTTTAATTAATAAGCATGAAGGAACGGTTGAATATGTTGATGCGCGTGAAATTCGCGTTCGCCGTGACGATGGGTCATTAGATACCTACAAATTAATGAAATTCCGTCGTTCTAATGGTGGTAAGAACTATAACCAACGGCCAATTGTCAAAGTCAGCGATCATGTTGACAACGATGAAGTCTTAGCCGATGGTCCAGCCATGGAAGGCGGGGAATTAGCTTTAGGGCAAAACCCATTAGTTGCCTTCATGACTTGGAATGGTTATAACTTCGAAGATGCCATCATTATTAATGAACGGTTGGTTCGCGAAGATGTTTACACGTCAATCCATATTGAAGAATATGAATCAGAAGCGCGTGACACTAAGCTTGGACCTGAAGAAATGACCCGTGAAATTCCTAACGTTGGGGAAGATGCTTTAAAGAACCTTGACGAAGATGGGATTATCCGCGTTGGTGCTGAAGTTAAAGATGGTGACATTCTAGTTGGTAAGGTAACGCCTAAAGGGGTTACGGAATTATCAGCTGAAGAACGTTTGTTGCACGCAATCTTTGGTGAAAAGGCCCGTGAAGTTCGTGACACCTCACTCCGGGTACCACATGGTGGTGGTGGAATTGTTCAAGATGTTAAGATCTTTACGCGTGAAAACGGGGATGAATTATCACCTGGCGTTAACATGATGGTCCGCGTTTACATTGCACAAAAGCGGAAGATTCAAGTTGGGGATAAGATGGCCGGACGACATGGTAATAAGGGGACTGTTTCAATCGTGGTTCCTGAAGAAGACATGCCGTACATGCCAGATGGTACCCCAATTGATATCATGTTGAGTCCCATGGGGGTTCCTTCCCGGATGAACATTGGTCAAGTTTTGGAATTGCATTTAGGGATGGCTGCTCGTAAGTTAGGCATTCATATGGCAACACCAGTCTTTGATGGGGCGCGTGATTCTGATATTTGGAAAGCCGTTCGTGAAGCTGGGATGGATCAAGATGGGAAGACCGTTGTTTATGATGGTCGGACCGGTGAACCATTCGACAAACGAATTGCCGTTGGGGTTATGCACTATATGAAGCTTAGTCACATGGTTGACGATAAGATCCATGCTCGTTCCATCGGACCATACTCTTTAGTAACGCAACAACCACTTGGTGGGAAAGCGCAATTTGGGGGTCAGCGTTTCGGTGAAATGGAAGTTTGGGCCTTGGAAGCTTATGGGGCTGCTTATACCTTGCAAGAAATCTTGACTTACAAGTCTGATGACGTGGTTGGTCGGGTTAAGACCTATGAAGCCATCGTTAAGGGCGAACCAATTCCTAAGCCAGGAGTGCCAGAATCATTCCGAGTTTTGGTTAAGGAATTACAAGCATTAGGTCTTGATATGAAGGTCCTTGATGCAGAAGATAAAGAAATTGAATTGCGGGATATGGATGACGATGACGATGATGTCGTTAACGTGGATGCCTTGAGCAAATTCCAGCAAGAACAAGAACAAAAAGCCGCTGAAAAACCAGCTAAGGCTGACAAGCCAGCAGCTTCAGAAACAACAAACGCTCACCAGGATAATCAATAA